In one Ignavibacteriales bacterium genomic region, the following are encoded:
- the hutU gene encoding urocanate hydratase yields METKERIIRSPIGNKISCKGWIQEAAMRMLMNNLDPDVAENPEELIVYGGKGKAARNWDCYYAIVESLKNLENDETLLVQSGKPVAIFKTHSNAPRVIISNSMLVPKWATWDEFRRLEGLGLTMYGQMTAGSWIYIGTQGILQGTYETFAECARKNFGTNLSGKFLLTSGLGGMGGAQPLAATMNGAAFLGIDADKSRIQKRLDTGYIDVLSENLDEALTLVLNAKKNHSALSVGLVGNAGEILPEILKRNIIPDVLTDQTSAHDTLNGYIPMGMSFDKAIELRKSDPSKSIELARNTIVAHLKAMLEFKKRGSITFDYGNNIRGEAKDNGVENAFDIPGFVPEYIRPLFCDGKGPFRWVALSGDPQDIFETDKAIVESFPENKLLINWIEKAQQKVHFQGLPARICWLGYGERAKMGKIFNRLVADGKVKAPIVIGRDHLDCGSVASPNRETEKMLDGSDAIADWPILNALLNSIGGASWVSVHHGGGVGIGNSIHAGMVVVADGTKEAEERLERVLTYDPGMGIVRHADAGYEQAIGNAKKFKIKMPMLK; encoded by the coding sequence ATGGAAACAAAAGAAAGAATAATCAGATCGCCAATAGGGAACAAAATTTCTTGTAAAGGCTGGATTCAGGAAGCAGCGATGCGGATGCTAATGAATAACCTCGATCCAGATGTTGCTGAAAATCCAGAAGAACTTATTGTGTACGGTGGTAAAGGAAAAGCCGCCAGAAACTGGGATTGCTATTATGCAATTGTAGAATCATTAAAGAATCTTGAAAATGATGAAACACTTTTAGTGCAATCCGGTAAACCGGTTGCAATTTTTAAAACCCATTCTAATGCTCCACGCGTAATAATTTCCAATTCAATGTTAGTTCCTAAGTGGGCTACCTGGGATGAGTTCAGGCGATTGGAAGGTTTGGGTTTAACAATGTATGGTCAAATGACTGCTGGCAGTTGGATATATATCGGTACACAAGGAATTCTTCAAGGTACTTACGAAACATTTGCAGAATGTGCTCGAAAAAATTTCGGCACCAATTTGAGCGGAAAATTTCTTCTTACGTCCGGACTTGGTGGAATGGGTGGTGCACAACCACTTGCCGCAACAATGAATGGCGCTGCTTTTCTTGGGATCGATGCTGATAAAAGCAGGATTCAAAAAAGATTAGATACTGGCTACATCGATGTCCTATCTGAAAATTTGGATGAAGCTTTAACTCTTGTTCTTAACGCTAAAAAAAATCATTCAGCTCTTTCAGTTGGATTAGTTGGAAATGCCGGAGAAATTCTTCCGGAAATTTTGAAGAGGAATATTATTCCAGATGTTCTTACTGATCAAACCTCTGCACACGATACTTTAAATGGTTACATTCCAATGGGGATGAGTTTCGATAAGGCAATTGAATTAAGAAAATCTGATCCATCAAAATCTATTGAACTTGCAAGGAATACAATCGTTGCTCATTTAAAAGCGATGTTAGAATTCAAGAAACGAGGTTCAATAACTTTTGATTACGGTAACAACATTCGCGGAGAAGCTAAAGATAATGGAGTAGAAAATGCGTTTGATATACCGGGCTTCGTTCCGGAATATATTCGTCCGCTTTTCTGCGATGGAAAAGGTCCGTTCCGCTGGGTTGCTCTTTCAGGCGATCCGCAGGATATATTTGAAACTGATAAAGCAATTGTTGAATCCTTCCCTGAAAATAAATTGCTTATTAATTGGATTGAAAAGGCTCAACAGAAAGTTCACTTCCAGGGATTACCAGCACGCATTTGCTGGCTTGGATATGGTGAACGTGCAAAGATGGGAAAAATATTCAATCGCCTTGTGGCTGATGGAAAAGTAAAAGCACCAATTGTTATTGGAAGGGATCACCTGGACTGTGGCTCAGTTGCTTCTCCAAACCGGGAAACTGAAAAGATGCTGGATGGCAGCGACGCAATTGCCGATTGGCCAATCTTGAATGCTTTATTAAATTCGATCGGTGGAGCAAGTTGGGTTTCTGTACATCACGGTGGTGGAGTTGGAATTGGTAACTCTATCCACGCGGGAATGGTTGTGGTTGCTGATGGTACAAAAGAAGCTGAGGAACGATTAGAGCGGGTTTTAACTTACGATCCGGGAATGGGAATAGTCCGCCATGCAGACGCGGGATATGAACAGGCGATTGGCAATGCAAAGAAGTTTAAAATAAAAATGCCAATGCTAAAATAG
- a CDS encoding adenosine deaminase translates to MEIEQIIKEVPKVLLHDHLDGGLRPQTIIELAADIGYKKLPTKDAGELAIWFHRGANKGNLVEFLQGFEHTCAVMNNRESLERVAYEMMEDMKNDGVCYVETRFSPIFHTSKDFHEDDVVNAVLEGLERGKRDFGVGYGLILCGMRNKINNLDIAELAVNYRRKGVVGFDLAGEEGGYPPKKHLEAFQFIQRANFNITVHAGEAFGKESIWQALQWCGAHRIGHATRLTEDITFDKDGNVVGLGDLAQYILDKRIPLEICLLSNVHTGAIDKIENHPFGIFYKEKFRVTINTDDRLMSDTTLTKEFLVAIKYFNISLDDIEKITINAMKSAFNPHKDRLDYIYKIIKPGYQKMREKLLSLKV, encoded by the coding sequence GTGGAAATAGAACAAATTATTAAGGAAGTACCCAAGGTTTTACTTCACGATCACCTTGATGGTGGTTTACGACCACAAACTATTATTGAACTTGCAGCAGATATTGGATACAAAAAATTGCCCACTAAAGATGCCGGAGAATTAGCAATCTGGTTTCATCGTGGAGCAAATAAAGGAAACCTGGTAGAATTTCTTCAAGGATTTGAACACACCTGTGCAGTTATGAATAACAGAGAATCGCTTGAAAGAGTGGCTTATGAAATGATGGAAGACATGAAAAATGATGGAGTATGTTATGTAGAAACAAGATTTTCCCCAATCTTTCATACTTCGAAAGATTTTCATGAAGATGATGTTGTTAATGCAGTGCTTGAAGGACTTGAAAGAGGTAAAAGAGATTTTGGTGTTGGTTACGGTTTAATTCTTTGTGGTATGAGAAATAAAATTAATAATCTGGATATTGCAGAATTAGCTGTAAACTATCGCCGAAAAGGTGTTGTTGGATTTGATCTTGCCGGAGAAGAAGGCGGTTACCCACCCAAAAAACACCTTGAGGCTTTTCAATTTATTCAGCGGGCTAATTTTAATATCACCGTTCACGCTGGCGAAGCATTTGGCAAAGAATCTATCTGGCAAGCTTTGCAATGGTGCGGTGCTCATCGAATTGGACATGCAACCAGGCTGACTGAAGATATTACTTTTGATAAAGATGGTAATGTTGTTGGACTTGGAGACCTTGCCCAATACATTCTTGATAAAAGAATTCCACTGGAAATTTGTCTGCTTAGTAATGTTCATACTGGTGCTATAGATAAAATTGAAAACCATCCGTTCGGAATTTTCTATAAAGAAAAATTTAGGGTAACGATTAATACTGATGACCGATTAATGAGCGATACTACTTTAACAAAAGAATTTCTTGTAGCAATAAAGTATTTCAATATTTCTCTTGATGACATTGAAAAGATAACCATCAATGCAATGAAATCTGCTTTTAATCCCCATAAAGACAGGTTAGATTACATTTACAAGATAATAAAACCGGGTTATCAAAAAATGAGAGAGAAATTACTTTCACTTAAAGTTTAA
- a CDS encoding tetratricopeptide repeat protein, with translation MKRTIIFSILSALLMLSLSAFQCSSTELTSAKLYIQQKNYAKAIEALKKEVEKNPKSDEGFYFLGYLHGEQGNYKDMMDAFDKSLAISKKFEKNIVDSKKAYWANSFNRGVAFFNKSAKATQEDSVKGYMDKAISSFNDAIMIEPDSADTYKNLSFALLQTGKADEAVQPLEKLIKLKKTPDSYRILGQLYIQKGLTDQGIYKQSKKAEDSLAAVANYNKAIVVLEEGRKHFPEDSDILFFLSNAYVSANKAEVAMDVFKAGVEKDPTNQYYRYNFGTLLLQANKFEMAAEQFQKAIDIDPKYHSAYYNLAVTYVRWGTALREKADVAGVEDPERKNKYKQALPLLQKALEIKPDDAISWETIAKVYAVLGMNKESQDAFSKADQFRK, from the coding sequence ATGAAGCGCACCATAATTTTTTCCATATTATCTGCTTTGTTGATGTTAAGTTTAAGCGCATTTCAATGTTCATCTACTGAATTAACAAGCGCAAAATTATACATTCAACAAAAGAATTACGCTAAAGCCATTGAAGCATTGAAAAAAGAGGTCGAAAAAAATCCTAAAAGCGACGAAGGTTTTTATTTCTTAGGTTATCTTCATGGTGAACAAGGTAATTATAAAGACATGATGGATGCATTTGATAAATCATTAGCCATCAGTAAAAAATTTGAAAAGAATATTGTTGATTCCAAAAAAGCTTATTGGGCAAATTCGTTTAACCGAGGCGTAGCATTTTTTAATAAATCCGCCAAAGCTACCCAGGAAGATAGTGTTAAAGGTTATATGGATAAGGCTATTAGTTCTTTTAATGATGCAATAATGATCGAGCCAGATTCTGCTGATACTTACAAGAATTTATCCTTTGCATTGCTTCAAACAGGTAAAGCTGATGAAGCGGTTCAACCATTAGAAAAATTAATTAAACTAAAGAAAACACCGGATTCTTATAGAATTTTAGGACAATTATATATCCAGAAAGGTCTTACAGACCAGGGTATTTACAAGCAATCAAAAAAAGCCGAAGATAGTTTGGCGGCTGTAGCTAATTATAATAAAGCAATTGTTGTTTTAGAAGAAGGAAGGAAACACTTTCCGGAAGATTCAGACATTTTATTCTTCTTATCAAATGCATACGTTTCTGCCAACAAAGCTGAAGTTGCGATGGATGTATTTAAAGCTGGTGTAGAAAAAGATCCAACCAATCAATATTACAGATATAATTTTGGTACATTATTATTGCAGGCTAATAAGTTTGAAATGGCAGCAGAACAATTTCAGAAAGCAATTGATATAGACCCGAAATACCATAGCGCTTATTATAACCTTGCAGTAACTTATGTTAGATGGGGAACTGCACTACGCGAAAAAGCCGATGTCGCTGGTGTAGAGGATCCAGAACGCAAGAATAAGTATAAACAAGCATTGCCTTTATTGCAGAAAGCATTGGAAATAAAACCTGATGATGCAATTTCCTGGGAAACTATTGCCAAAGTTTATGCAGTTTTGGGAATGAATAAAGAATCTCAGGATGCTTTTAGTAAGGCAGATCAATTTCGTAAATAA
- a CDS encoding DUF3467 domain-containing protein — translation MNSNSQQQNQQINIELGEKEAEGIYSNLAIITHSPAEFIIDFTRVVPGVPKAKVHARIITTPQHAKMLLRALTDNIEKFEARFGEIKIENQPAPQQFGFMNVKKDEKIN, via the coding sequence ATGAATTCAAATTCTCAGCAACAAAATCAACAAATAAATATTGAGCTTGGTGAAAAGGAAGCCGAAGGTATTTACTCTAATCTTGCCATCATTACACATTCACCTGCGGAATTTATTATTGATTTTACTCGCGTTGTACCAGGTGTACCAAAAGCCAAAGTACATGCACGAATTATAACTACACCACAGCATGCAAAAATGCTTCTAAGAGCGTTAACAGATAACATAGAAAAATTTGAAGCAAGATTTGGTGAAATAAAAATTGAAAATCAGCCAGCACCACAACAGTTTGGTTTTATGAATGTAAAAAAAGACGAGAAGATAAATTAG
- a CDS encoding triple tyrosine motif-containing protein: MKKFILHKCTFLFFIISIKVIFSQQLAFKNYTVEDGLVQSCVYTILQDREGYLWFGTEGGLSKFDGLKFTNYNSSNGLSQNEIRCLTQDKEGNIWIGTENKGVVKFDGKNFRIFDETNGLTNNTVLSIFQDTDNSILFGTDGGGITKLKNSKFYYITKKDGIARDTVRRIYNDSKGNIWFCYSSAGGGVTKYDGKEYKSYTTKDGLISDDVISICEDSQNNIWFGTYRGISKFDGKRFINFDSKNGLPNDPILTIKEDQNKIIWIGTYGGGLVKYENDKFSIYTIQNGLTGNIVYAIQVDLRGDVWLATNNGVNKIPAERFYSYTLKDGLPNEQVYAINQDRDGSIWLGTYGGGAIKIEGKKIIAFNSTKGFPDDYVSSIFVDRQGVVWFGTLNSGIVKLQDGKFTSYSEKEGLINKYVFTIAEDEKGNLWIGTKSGASYFDKKKFINFNKRSGLIGDIVYSIYTDKNGDVWFGTTNGVSKLYNGKFFNYTINDGLADNNVTQIKEDSFGNIWCVTQDGISKFIKTGFKSYKIGLSSNSCYSLIQEGPFLYIGTSNGINKIDLEDLGNEKYVLKPVIYTAKEGLAGSECTQAGMFVDKQGNLWFGTLKGVTVFNPGNQPNPTPPSVYLQHLKLFDTEIKINDNLSFSYNQNYINFEFNAVSFASPDKIKYLYALDGIDLNWKETNQRSITYPYLPPGTYNFKVKAINSDGIISDHIAQVSFIINPPFWSTFWFRTISSLMLVSMVYGIYLYKTKQVKRRNIELGIMVSERTKELELEKNKSDDLLQNILPVSLVEELKKNGFVQPREFKNISIMFTDFKGFTYIANILPADKLVKELNDIFKEFDVIIENHNLEKLKTIGDSYMVGAGLPQEAEDHAVRIITAGLEMQCMLKERNKTSAIKWEMRTGIHSGHVIAGVVGKKKFTYDIWGDTVNIASRMESAGIPGEINISAYTYMLIKDFFNCEYRGKVSTKGLGDLDMYFVKGKK, translated from the coding sequence ATGAAAAAATTTATTCTACATAAATGTACGTTTCTGTTTTTCATAATATCAATTAAAGTAATCTTTTCACAACAGCTTGCCTTTAAAAATTACACCGTAGAAGATGGATTAGTTCAATCATGTGTTTATACAATCCTGCAGGATAGAGAAGGATATTTATGGTTTGGTACCGAAGGCGGACTTTCCAAATTTGATGGATTAAAATTTACCAATTATAATTCTTCCAATGGTCTCTCGCAAAATGAGATTCGATGTTTAACCCAGGATAAGGAAGGTAATATTTGGATCGGAACTGAAAATAAAGGAGTAGTAAAATTTGATGGAAAGAATTTTAGAATATTTGATGAAACAAATGGCTTAACAAACAATACTGTTCTTTCAATTTTCCAGGATACTGATAATTCAATTTTATTTGGTACTGATGGTGGAGGCATAACGAAACTTAAAAATTCCAAATTTTATTATATTACAAAAAAGGATGGGATTGCCAGGGATACTGTTAGAAGAATTTATAATGATAGTAAAGGAAATATTTGGTTTTGTTATTCAAGTGCGGGTGGTGGAGTTACCAAATATGATGGTAAAGAATATAAATCTTACACAACTAAAGATGGTCTTATTAGCGACGATGTGATAAGCATTTGTGAAGATTCGCAAAACAATATATGGTTTGGTACATACCGGGGAATTTCCAAATTTGATGGCAAGCGTTTTATTAATTTTGATTCTAAAAATGGATTACCTAATGATCCAATCCTTACAATAAAGGAAGATCAAAATAAAATTATTTGGATTGGTACATATGGAGGTGGGTTGGTTAAATATGAAAATGATAAATTTTCTATTTATACAATTCAAAACGGATTAACTGGAAATATTGTTTATGCTATTCAGGTTGATTTACGCGGGGATGTTTGGCTGGCAACGAATAATGGAGTTAATAAAATTCCAGCCGAAAGATTTTATTCCTATACTCTAAAAGATGGACTTCCAAATGAACAAGTTTATGCAATAAATCAGGACAGAGACGGTAGTATCTGGCTTGGTACTTACGGTGGAGGAGCTATAAAAATTGAAGGTAAAAAAATAATTGCTTTCAATTCTACAAAAGGATTTCCGGATGATTATGTTTCTTCAATCTTTGTAGATAGGCAAGGTGTTGTTTGGTTCGGAACCTTAAATTCAGGCATCGTTAAATTGCAGGATGGAAAATTTACTTCATATTCCGAAAAGGAAGGGTTGATAAATAAATATGTTTTTACTATTGCCGAGGATGAAAAAGGAAATTTATGGATTGGGACTAAATCTGGTGCAAGTTATTTTGATAAAAAGAAATTTATTAATTTTAACAAAAGAAGTGGATTAATTGGTGATATAGTTTATTCAATTTATACGGATAAAAACGGCGACGTCTGGTTTGGTACTACTAATGGTGTTAGCAAACTTTACAACGGGAAATTTTTCAACTATACAATTAATGATGGATTAGCCGATAATAATGTTACACAAATTAAAGAAGATTCCTTTGGTAATATTTGGTGTGTTACACAAGATGGAATAAGTAAATTCATCAAAACAGGATTCAAAAGCTATAAAATTGGTTTGTCGAGTAATTCTTGTTATAGTCTCATTCAAGAAGGACCATTCCTTTACATTGGTACAAGCAATGGTATAAATAAAATTGACTTAGAAGATTTGGGGAACGAAAAGTATGTTTTAAAGCCTGTTATATATACAGCTAAAGAAGGGTTGGCTGGATCCGAATGTACCCAGGCAGGGATGTTTGTTGATAAGCAAGGTAATTTATGGTTTGGAACGCTAAAAGGTGTTACAGTTTTTAATCCAGGCAATCAACCTAATCCTACACCACCTTCAGTTTATTTACAGCATCTTAAGTTGTTTGATACTGAAATCAAGATAAATGATAACTTATCATTTTCGTATAATCAGAATTACATTAATTTTGAGTTTAATGCAGTAAGTTTTGCTTCACCAGATAAAATAAAATATTTGTATGCACTTGATGGAATTGATCTTAATTGGAAAGAGACAAATCAGCGATCCATAACTTATCCATACTTGCCACCAGGAACGTATAATTTTAAGGTAAAGGCAATCAACAGTGATGGAATAATAAGTGACCATATTGCACAAGTTTCCTTTATCATCAATCCGCCATTTTGGTCTACCTTTTGGTTTAGAACCATTAGCTCCCTTATGCTGGTATCTATGGTTTACGGAATTTATTTATACAAAACCAAGCAAGTTAAAAGAAGAAATATTGAACTTGGTATTATGGTTAGTGAAAGAACAAAAGAACTTGAATTAGAAAAAAATAAGTCTGATGACCTGCTCCAAAATATTTTACCAGTTAGTTTAGTTGAAGAATTAAAGAAAAATGGTTTTGTTCAACCAAGAGAATTTAAAAATATCAGCATTATGTTTACAGATTTCAAAGGATTCACTTACATTGCTAACATACTTCCAGCTGATAAATTGGTAAAAGAATTAAATGATATTTTCAAAGAATTCGATGTAATTATTGAAAACCACAACCTGGAAAAATTGAAAACAATTGGTGATAGTTATATGGTTGGAGCCGGTTTACCGCAAGAAGCAGAAGATCATGCAGTTAGAATTATAACAGCAGGTTTGGAAATGCAATGCATGTTAAAAGAAAGGAATAAAACTTCTGCAATTAAATGGGAAATGAGAACTGGTATACATTCCGGACACGTAATAGCTGGTGTTGTTGGTAAGAAAAAATTCACTTATGATATTTGGGGTGATACGGTTAATATTGCAAGCCGAATGGAAAGCGCTGGAATTCCGGGGGAAATAAATATTTCTGCTTACACTTATATGTTGATTAAAGATTTTTTTAATTGTGAGTATAGAGGTAAAGTTTCCACAAAAGGATTGGGTGACCTTGATATGTACTTCGTTAAAGGGAAAAAATAA
- a CDS encoding T9SS type A sorting domain-containing protein — MKKVFTIFYLFILLIISSYSQSADTIKYNWYMDIPGFGLDNVASGIFLEGQHMTLEPTTLPPSAARYQCVFDALVGSELGFEDGAINNNIEINVMLKQLDQDSCKFEMVVGNTVFLYMEVEVLDQGVYYSVDSSYYFKNGKKAYLIIPLTEAFKGFCTNVGINVYDGVSFVYVINDPITGLPRLVPNGLTWAMEERAPGDTVINLRLEHFSKFGGGGKTLVTKVEDQNNKPTVFNLAQNYPNPFNPSTKISFSLPSDGYVSLKLYNTLGSEVETLSSEFKKAGNYEVTFNASRLNSGVYFYTLRYNNLTQSRKMILIK, encoded by the coding sequence ATGAAAAAGGTATTTACAATATTTTATTTGTTCATTCTGCTAATTATAAGCAGTTATTCGCAAAGTGCAGATACAATTAAATACAATTGGTATATGGACATTCCAGGTTTCGGTTTAGATAATGTAGCATCCGGGATCTTTTTGGAAGGTCAACACATGACACTTGAACCAACAACCCTTCCCCCTTCAGCCGCCAGATATCAGTGTGTTTTTGATGCATTAGTCGGTTCAGAATTAGGTTTTGAAGATGGTGCAATAAATAATAATATAGAAATAAATGTAATGTTAAAACAACTTGATCAGGATTCTTGTAAATTTGAAATGGTTGTTGGTAATACAGTTTTTTTGTACATGGAAGTAGAAGTACTTGATCAAGGTGTGTATTATTCGGTGGATAGCAGCTATTATTTTAAGAATGGAAAGAAAGCTTATTTAATTATTCCTCTTACAGAAGCATTTAAAGGTTTTTGTACCAATGTTGGAATAAATGTTTATGATGGTGTATCATTTGTGTATGTTATTAATGACCCAATTACTGGTCTACCAAGGTTGGTACCTAACGGTTTAACTTGGGCTATGGAAGAACGTGCCCCGGGAGACACTGTTATAAATTTAAGGTTAGAACACTTTTCCAAATTTGGCGGAGGTGGTAAAACTCTTGTTACCAAAGTTGAGGATCAAAACAATAAACCAACTGTATTTAATCTTGCTCAAAATTATCCTAATCCTTTTAATCCATCAACAAAAATTTCCTTTAGCTTACCCAGCGATGGTTATGTTTCATTGAAACTTTATAACACACTTGGTTCTGAAGTTGAAACTCTATCTTCTGAATTTAAGAAAGCTGGAAATTATGAAGTTACATTTAATGCTAGCAGATTAAATTCCGGAGTTTACTTCTATACTTTGAGATATAATAATCTTACACAATCTAGAAAAATGATATTAATTAAATAA
- a CDS encoding DUF5723 family protein: MKKIFIIIALFNFCVMDLYAQMGSVGTSDARSVGMGKTSTSTSRGVFSIGYNPANLLFDEDNHFEFATVIPFPNLNMRFGTNFITIKDYNYFFGGVKDESGKTVGRYLSESDKNNLKTIFSGGGFFVADFSTSIFTATLKINDEVGAFGFGINDIIAFKATFPGQLINLALEGNPIGSVYNFNDANAKGWWLRDYSLTYSRALPEISTKYFKKLSAGISFKYIQGFAYAGIDKIETSLSTGAHNEITAKGNVLAHSSFSDDFQVKYDFDSTGTKQDASVGPFPSPAGTGLGIDFGISAQLDDVWTFGLALTDIGSINWNKNVAMYSSNTVMILRDITNKEEVDSLKDVFTGKGKFVNEVSTPLPTALRIGASFQLDKYVSGSFPGSLLLALDYNQGFNDQPRNSKNPRLSLGAEWKPMNWIPYIRTGFSFGGADGFGWAFGFGFNAGILEFNFASPDFHYLFMANQAKRISLAIGSRWKF; the protein is encoded by the coding sequence ATGAAAAAAATATTTATAATAATCGCCTTATTCAATTTTTGTGTTATGGATTTATATGCGCAGATGGGATCGGTTGGAACATCAGACGCTCGATCTGTAGGAATGGGGAAAACATCTACGTCAACTTCGCGCGGAGTTTTTTCTATTGGCTACAATCCGGCTAATCTTTTGTTTGATGAAGATAATCATTTTGAATTTGCTACCGTTATTCCTTTCCCAAATTTAAATATGAGATTTGGAACTAACTTTATTACAATAAAAGATTACAATTATTTCTTTGGTGGAGTTAAGGACGAATCGGGTAAAACTGTTGGAAGATATCTTTCGGAGTCTGACAAGAATAATTTAAAAACAATATTTAGTGGCGGAGGATTTTTTGTTGCAGATTTTTCAACTTCCATTTTTACGGCTACACTAAAAATAAATGATGAAGTTGGAGCATTTGGGTTTGGGATAAATGATATCATTGCGTTTAAAGCAACTTTCCCGGGACAATTAATTAATTTAGCTTTAGAAGGAAATCCAATCGGTTCAGTTTATAATTTTAATGATGCAAATGCAAAAGGCTGGTGGTTAAGGGATTATTCTTTAACTTATTCCCGTGCTTTACCGGAAATTTCTACAAAGTATTTTAAAAAACTTTCGGCGGGAATTTCTTTCAAATACATCCAGGGATTTGCTTATGCAGGAATTGATAAAATTGAAACATCACTTTCAACTGGAGCGCACAATGAAATAACAGCTAAAGGCAATGTACTTGCTCATTCTTCTTTCTCAGATGATTTTCAAGTTAAATATGATTTTGATTCAACCGGTACAAAGCAAGATGCGTCAGTTGGTCCTTTCCCTTCACCAGCCGGAACAGGTTTAGGAATTGACTTTGGCATTTCTGCACAACTTGATGATGTTTGGACTTTCGGTTTAGCTTTAACTGATATTGGAAGTATTAACTGGAATAAAAATGTAGCAATGTATTCTTCAAATACAGTTATGATTTTAAGAGATATTACAAACAAAGAAGAAGTTGATTCACTAAAAGATGTATTTACTGGTAAAGGTAAATTTGTAAATGAAGTTTCTACTCCGTTACCAACAGCCCTTAGGATTGGCGCTTCTTTTCAATTAGATAAATATGTCAGCGGCTCATTCCCCGGCTCTTTGCTGCTTGCATTGGATTATAACCAGGGATTTAATGATCAACCCAGGAATAGCAAAAATCCCAGGTTATCACTTGGCGCAGAGTGGAAGCCGATGAATTGGATTCCATACATCAGAACTGGTTTTTCATTTGGTGGTGCAGATGGTTTTGGTTGGGCGTTTGGATTCGGTTTTAATGCTGGAATATTGGAGTTTAATTTTGCTTCACCTGATTTTCATTATTTGTTTATGGCAAATCAGGCTAAGAGAATTTCACTTGCTATTGGATCGCGGTGGAAGTTTTAA
- a CDS encoding LptF/LptG family permease: MKIIDRYFIKQFLQTIVFGLIAFAIIFVVIDMMENLDDFIDQSVPYQIIFEYYLYFIPEILRLMTPVAVFLACLFTTGKMANQNELTAIRSAGTSIYRIMLPYLATSLVISIFSVYFGGYVVPLANKGKVNIEITYMKKDIPPPGSNIFFQDSNTRIVWISYYDVQNQQANRVSIQEFNKNIPAEMTSRIDVGRMKYDSLKQQWEAFNGTKRIFNGNHESVEKFTHQILKELNFKPMDIKTKQEKPEEMSIPDLKKYYENQARTGNDPTRTLIEYHSRYAFSIASFIVVFIGLPLAASKRRGGLALQFGISLLFTFIYLGFMKISQAFGKNGVLDPLLTAWFANIVFIVFAIINLIKAQK, translated from the coding sequence ATGAAAATAATTGATCGATATTTTATAAAACAATTCCTGCAAACTATTGTATTCGGATTAATTGCCTTTGCAATTATTTTTGTAGTAATAGATATGATGGAAAATCTTGATGATTTTATTGATCAATCTGTTCCCTATCAAATTATTTTTGAATATTACCTTTATTTTATTCCAGAGATTCTAAGATTAATGACTCCGGTGGCGGTATTCCTTGCTTGTTTATTTACAACTGGAAAGATGGCGAACCAAAACGAATTAACCGCAATCCGCTCTGCCGGAACAAGCATTTACAGAATTATGTTGCCGTATCTTGCAACATCTTTAGTAATAAGTATTTTTTCAGTTTACTTTGGTGGTTATGTTGTTCCTCTTGCTAACAAAGGAAAAGTTAACATAGAAATAACTTACATGAAAAAAGATATACCACCTCCCGGAAGTAATATTTTTTTTCAGGATAGCAATACAAGAATTGTTTGGATATCCTATTATGATGTTCAGAACCAACAAGCAAACAGAGTAAGCATTCAGGAGTTTAACAAAAATATTCCGGCAGAAATGACCTCCCGGATTGATGTTGGAAGAATGAAATATGATTCGCTTAAGCAACAATGGGAAGCATTTAACGGTACTAAAAGAATTTTTAATGGTAACCATGAATCAGTAGAAAAGTTTACTCATCAAATTTTAAAAGAGTTAAATTTTAAACCAATGGATATAAAAACTAAACAGGAAAAACCGGAAGAGATGTCCATTCCTGATCTGAAAAAATATTATGAAAACCAGGCAAGAACCGGTAATGACCCAACCCGGACTTTGATTGAATATCATTCCCGGTATGCTTTTTCCATTGCGAGTTTTATTGTTGTATTTATTGGGCTCCCGTTGGCGGCAAGTAAACGCCGGGGAGGATTGGCTCTTCAATTTGGTATAAGTTTGCTTTTTACTTTTATCTATCTTGGATTTATGAAAATCAGCCAGGCATTTGGAAAAAATGGTGTTCTCGATCCATTGCTAACGGCTTGGTTTGCAAACATTGTCTTTATTGTTTTTGCAATTATAAATTTGATAAAAGCACAGAAGTAA